Within the Leptospira stimsonii genome, the region GTTCGGTAACGGCCAACTTGCACGGGCGTAACCTGGACTCCAACCGGAAGGGCTTTGCACGATACGTCCGTTTTCTTTGATATCATCAAAGACAACTTTCAGATCAGCAACCGCAAATCCCATCGCCGCTCCTTGTGCTTTGACTTCGTTATTCAACATAGCCAAAAAGTTGGTGATGGTCGCTACTTCACTCGCATCTAAAACTTGATTCGGATCTGACACGGAGTTTCTGAAGAATGCTTTGAGACCGGTATAATTTGCTCTTCCTTGAGGATCCTTATATGGTTCCAAGAAAGCGATCGCAGTTACGTTTGGAATTGTGAAAAGAACACCTCCCTTCAAACTTCCAATCGCCGCCAGTCTTCTCATTACTTCGCGAATATCTCTTTTATAACGAGCCTCATCCAAACAAGCTGTAGTAGTTGAAAGCGCAGTACAAAGAACGTGATTCGCCGCTACAGTTCCGAAAAGGAAAGACGGTCTGACTTTCTCCATGATCTCAATTTGGGTTCCGGAATCCCGAAGACCGAATTGGTGGAACTTATCAGGTTCTTTACAATCTTGAACTTGTACCCAACGGTAAGTATACCAGTACCACGTTGCCCAATACCATTCTTTGTCCCACTTAGTTGCGGTGACGTCTTCGCATTTTCCGGAAGTTCTCAAGACTGATGTATATTCAGCACCCGTAATTCCCGCATGGGTAGGAAGGCTCACAGTAGAACCGTTACCACCGATGATGGAACCTGCGATACAGAAAACACCACAATCTCCTTTCAGAACATCTTCCAAATTGATATAAGGTCCTTTCAGAACGTTATACGAAACGGAAGCTCCGGCTTGTTTGCTGACCAGAACCGGATAAGCCCAATCCTGAGTCTTTTTCTCTACTGTCGCTCCGAAGAAACCATGACTCAGAGAGTCTCCAATAACCCCAGGCTTCGCAAAAAGTTGAGCCTGAGTCTGCGCGGATAAAGATCCAACGCCGAATCCGAGCACAAACAGAAGAGTCGCAATCCAATTAGCTTTTTTCATCTTTCACTATTCTCCATTTTCATTTATGGCCCTGGAGAACGACTATCCTTTAAGGATCCCATCTCTCGTTCCTCTGCCGGCCTGGGTTTTTTGCCCAAAACAATCCTAAGCTTGTAACGAACAGTCAGTCAACTTCAATTAATGGGGAATGACTAACGCAAAAAAAATTTTTCCGATTTCCCATAACGTTCGATATAAAATCTTTGTTTCAAAATTCTCTGTGTAGAGTATAATATTTCGTTTGATAGAAAATTAAATCGAAGAATTCGAGTTCTTTGTGACTCTAAACTTAGAAAGTAGTTCGGATTTTTTGAGTCAAAGTCTAAAATTTTAAGAATCCAAAATGAAATAGTATAACGAAGATTTCTTAATTTAATTTGGAAAAAAAAGGCGTCATTTTTTTATGAAGGAATGACGTATTTACGCTCTCTTTCTCTTTTCTCTTTCCTGATTTTGTTGCTTCCGATTCTATCAATCGACTCCGTTCAAATCGAAACGATCGGAGGAAAAAAGTTTAGGAAAGTAAAAGTGGTAAAAGAATCGGAATCCGAAATACAATTTGAGGACGAGGATGGAATCATCCTAAGGATTCGAAAAGAAAAAGTAAAAAGTATTTCTCCCGATCTCCCTGAAGGCGCTCCGGAAATTTCTTCGGACGAAAGTCTCCCTTCCCCGAAACCAGTGGAAGAAAAATCTCCGCTCCCGGAACATTCCGTGCAATTGACTCAATTTCTCTCGAACGATGGAGCCTTTCAAGGAGCCAGTCTTTTCGGAGAGAAACAAGCACGGAGAAATAATATGAAATACACCGACTACTACGAATCATATTATCTCACTTCTTCCGTAAACTTATTGGGACTTCCGCCGCAACTTAGAATCGCGTTCACCGTAATGAATCCGTTAGTCGATCGAACAAACACGGATTCGGACGGTTTTTTTCAAAATACTTCGGGCGGGAAAGATCAAACCCAAACGATCAATCAATTTATTCAAACGGGACAATTGGGTTTTGATCCGAACGAAACAAAATTAAGAAAAGAAAAAAACGGTCTGAACGACTATCTTTTCACAACCGCGGCCTATGAACATTTAACCAAACTGGGAGCATTTTCAGTCGGATTTTTATTTATCAACGTGGACGACCCGACTTTTCTGATGAGAGGTTATCTCGTCTTTGGTTGGAAACCTCCATTCTTAGATTACCTTAATCCTCAATTGACTGTGAATAGTAAAATGTTATCCGAAACCAACGGGGCCTTTCAAGGAACGCATAACGTTCGTCTTACTTTAAGCCATGAATATTTTAAAGGAAGATTAGTTCAAGTCACACCAAGCCTCGTTACCGGTTACCAGGACGTAAACGACAATATCGATCGGAAAAAAGGTATTAGCGACGTAAGTCCTAGAATTCAATTCAACTATAGTGACTTTTTTATCGCTTTGAATTGGATGTACAGAGCAACACCCTCTCTCGTGGACAATCAACTTTCAACACCGAGTTCCGGGGTGTACCAAGATACGAATGCGACCGATGGAAAAACGACCGATCCATCTAAAGTGCACGGATATTTAAATCAGGCAACGGTCGACTATATAAGGAGCAATTCTCCAAACGAATACGTTTCAAGAGAACTCATTCAACACTATCAAAGCCAACACATCGTAAGAGGGATTTACTTTTTCAACATTGGATATTCGATCCGTATCTAAAAATTCAGTTTTGACGAATTTATACAATTCCTAACTTTCTAAAAATGATACCCTCTCATTAATTTAGGAGGCGATCATGCACAAAGAATCTAGGAGAAAAGTTTACAACCTACCGCACAGAGGAATTCGCAACGCATTCACAATTTGGTTATTGGAGGCGGGAAAAACCGATCCGTACGATCCGAACGACATACGGAATTTTATTTCCGTTTCAGAGGAAGTTTTTAGAATCTTAAAAGTGCACGCTGAGGATGAAGATTCGGTTTCCCTAAGACAATTAGCTTTGGTCGACCCTTCCTTTGCCGCGAAAGATAAAGAAGAGCACGAAACATTGGAAATGAAACTCGAAGAACTCAGAAAACTGAGCACGAGAATTGCGGAACTCTCAGAAGAGCCCGAAGCAGTATCTCTCAAACTTTCAGAATTTTACGAAAACCTAATATCCTTCCAGCTTTCTTATTCCAATCACATGGAGCATGAAGAAGTAATCACGCAAAAGAAAATCTGGGAATCTTTTTCAGACTCTGAATTGGAAGAACAACAAAAACAGATCATTATTTCCTTGAGTGCGTCCGATTTAGGGCTCTGGATAAAATACATAGCCCCAACTCTACCGCCCAGAGAACGAATCGGTTTTGAATCGATGACAGGATCTATTCTGAGTTCAAAATCAAATTGAACTTGAAATTCAAACGAAGCAGAGTTCAAATAAATTCGTTACGTCATGAATCAAAAAGATAGTTCCATTCTATTTCATTGGAATCGGAAGCCGCTTTCCTCTGAGTATGAAGTTCTGCCTGGCGAAAATTGCGTTATCGGCATCCAAACTCAGGGAAGCATTTATTTGGTTCAAAATAGAAGAAAGATGAAATTGGATTCCGCAGGGATAACGGGTATCCTTACGAGCTCGAGGACTTTTTTTTCTAAAGAAGGCGTTGATTCTTTTTTGATTCAGATTCCTCCTTACGAGTTGGCGACTTTTCTCAAAGAACCGTTAAAAGAGATCACTGGCCGAAGCATTTGTCTGGAAGATTTATTTTCGGAGCGCTCGATTTCCGAATTCAAAGCGGACTGTATCGAAGAAAGAGGAAAAAATCTTCCTTCAGGATGGGCCTGGTCTCGTTTTTACAAGAACCTAAAAAAGCGAAAAGAATCCAATCCGTATATCGAACACGTTCTTTCAATTATGAACGCCGTCGAGGGAAAAGCTTCGATCTCTTCACTCTGTAAAGAATTTGGTATTAGTCAAAGTAAAATGGAAAGAGATTTTAAAACTTATATCGGTCTTTCCCCGAAAGAATATTCCGATCTCATTCGTTTTAGAAAATCAGTTTTAATTAAGGATGATAGCAAGAACTTAACGGATCTTGCATACGTTTCCGGTTACTATGACCAGTCTCACTTCATCCGCGAGTTTAAAAAAAGAACGGGAAAAACTCCGAAACAATGGTTTAAATAAAAAAGCCGGAGATTGAACTCCGGCTTTTGATAGGGAAATGGGAAACGATCCAAGGATCATTCCTTTTCTTTTTTCTTCTTTTTAGATTTTTTGTCGGACTTGTCGTCGTCTTTATCTTTCTTCTTCTTGGATTTCTTTTCCTCTTTATCGTCATCGTCCTTATCTTTTTTCTTGGACTTTTTCTCTTTCTTTACTTCGTCCCCATCGTCTTCTTTATCTTTCTTTTTCTTTTTGGATTTTTTAGAATCATCGTCTTTATCAGACTCGTCTTCGTCCTTATCCTTTTTCTTTTTTCGTTTTGACTTTTTGTCTTCTTCGTCCGCGTCATCGTCCTTATCTTTTTTCTTTTTAGATTTCTTTTCTTTTACGGATGAATCCTCATCTTCGTCCTTGTCTTTGCTTTTTTTAACGGGTTTACGATCTCCGTCACCATTTCCTTTTCCGGGTTTTGCTCTGCAATAATCGTCAACGGAAACTCCGTCTTGTCTCGTATAACCGCTTACCCAAGTACAATCATCGTTTGCTTTACAGGAAGAGGCAGAGAGCCCCTGACAAGCGCTGTCCGCGAAAACAGGAGTCGAAACAAAAACACCGAGAGTGAAGGCGATCGCGATCACCAGAACGCGGCGAAAAAACAGATTCATCAGCATAATATCTCCTAAGAAATTTCTTTTATAAATTCAAAGAGATACTTTGCTTTATCCTTGTTTTATCAATAAATTTTCGAGTCTAAATTTTTAAATTTAAAGAAAGAGCGCCTTATTTTCTTTCGATCTTCACGATCACTTCAAAGTGTTTGGTTCTTGGAAAAAAATCTACGAGAACAATATTCCTAAGAATGTAAGAATCTTCGCATAAATCCGCTAAATCCCTTGCTAAAGTAGTATGGTTACAACTGGAATATAAGAATTCTTTCGGTTTCTTTTTTCGGAAGGATTGAACTACTTTTTTCGACAAACCCGATCTTGGAGGATTCGCGATCCAACAAGTAGAATTGAGATCTTCCTCCGGAAGCGATTCTTTTTCTAAATCCAAGGATTTAAAATCACGAGGTGAAAGCTCGTTTTTAGAAAGATTCTTCTTTGCTTGTTTTACGGAATCTTTGGAAAGTTCATACCCGATCCAAGTCTTACTTTTACCATGAAGCGCAACGGAAATCAATCCCGATCCACAATATAATTCTAATATACATTCCTGATCTCCCGGGACGAGTTCGTATATTTTTTCCAGCCAGAGAGCAATCAGAAAACGATTGATTTGAGAAAAACCGCTCGGTGGAATCTCACAAACGATTTCCTTTGGCAATGGAAGACGAACCGTTTCTCGAAGAACGACCGATTCGCTTTTATAGAATACGACCCTTTCTCCCTCTAAACGAAAAGAAAGTGACTTTAATTTTGAAACAGGTTTAGATCCGATTTCTTCATTGTTTAAAAATTCTTGAATCGCAAAATTCATTTCGTTCGGAAGATTCTTACAACCTTCTTCGGGAAGAGCAACGATGGAATGTGAAAATTCTTCATAAAAACCGGCGATTCGTTTTGTTCCGGAAAATCCTAATGGAATCTGCGCCGTGTTCCTATAACCGATCGGATCTCCACTTAAAATTTCAATTTCAGGAATTTGAATATGATTTTTGGAAAAAGAGCGTTCCAAGGTTTCCTTTAGGAGAAACTTTTTCACTTCCAATTCTTTTTGGTAGGAAATGTGCCGGTACGAACAACCGCCGCATTTTGGAAAAGCGGAACAATCCGAGGGAATTCTTTCCGATCCCTTGTTTACGATCTCGGATCCGATTCCCCAGGCAAGCGAGCCAGATTTTTTGATAAGAGTTGCAAGGACGGTCTCGCCGGGGATTGCATTTTTTAAAAAAAAAGTTCCTTCTTTCGAATTCGCAATCGAATAACCGAGATTCACCCAAGCCCGTGGTTCGAGTGAAATTTTTTTGGGACTACTTTTATGTCCCTCAGACTCGGTTTTCATCACGTGCAAACACCTTCCTCCAGGAAAAACAAAGAACCGAGAGCGCAAAGAACAATTCACCTTGACACAGGGGGGTTTTCTCACGGTAAAGTAATTCTCGTCGGGAGAAGTGGCTGAGTGGTCTAAAGCAGCGGTCTTGAAAACCGTCGTGGTAATCCCACCGTGGGTTCGAATCCTACCTTCTCCGCGACATCCTTTGGAGACGTGCCTGAGTGGCCGAAAGGAGCAGTTTGCTAAACTGTCGTACGGGTAACTGTACCCAGGGTTCGAATCCCTGCGTCTCCGGTATTTTTGTTTTCATTCTACCCATTAACCGGAATTCTCGCCTCTATGTCCTCTGAGCGGTTCAAAACCCAGGAATTTATTCAGGAAACTCTGAGAATTTTAAAAAGTGAAGAATTCCCTGGACTTGTGGGAGCGATCGCCTACGTCCCGTTCTTCGGTTGGTTCTTTGTATGGGTTTTTCGAAAGGTGCAAGATTTCGCCTCCTTCCATATCGTTCAAGCGATGAAGTTGAACATCGCTTTCATCGCGGTTTATTCGTTCGTTTGGTTCTTAAGAGAATTTCCTATCATCAGCTGGTTTTTGTCTTTGATCCGCGTGAACCCGATTGTTACCGATTTTATCAGTTATACTTCCTGGATCGCATTTTTAGGCTACAGTGGACTTGGCGCCTTTAAAGCGTATCGGGAAGAAAAATATGTTCTGCCTTTTTTTCCGGAGTTAGAGAATGAAATTCAAAGATTATTTAAAAAAATACGAACCGGTTCTCCGTAATCTTCCGGAAACGACAAACCGATTTTTGAGATCGGAAAGGTTCCTCGTATATTTAGTCTCTTTGCCTTTTTTTGGAACTTGGTTGATAGGATTTACTTTCTACTGGGAAAATCAAACGGTTCGAAAGTATTCCGGACTTTCCTTTGTGAATTTTCTCTACTTCCTTTTCTTCCTTTTGATCAGCGTTCCCGTATCTTGGATTCCCGTCGCCGGACCTTGGCTCGGACATTTGGTTCACCTCTCTGGGATTTTGATTTATCTAGGAATCTCTGGATTACTGCTATACAATTATACAAGCGGAAAAAAGATTGCACTCAGGATTCCTGAAGAACACCTTTCTCGATTGGAATCTTATATCCATTAACCGATATGCGCCCATAGCTCAGCTGGATAGAGCGTCTGACTACGGATCAGAAGGTCGGAGGTTCGACTCCTTCTGGGCGCACCACTTTTTCCCCATTCAATCAGTCGAAAAGAATTCGGTCGATTCCGACCGAATCTAATTTTTAAATTTTATCTTTCGTAAACCGAGACAACCAAAGAATAGATTCTTCAACGGTACCGATTCTCGAAACGATCCCGAATCGCTTTGTTAGCGAAGCAAGGAACTCTATTCTTCGGACTTTGAAGAATAGAGTTCAGTTGCGATTTAGAAAATTATTTTTTCTTCTTATTCGCTCAAGCAGGTAAATTTGGAAAGATGTAACTACGAATTTTTTCCAATCAACATTGGTTTCCGTAAAGTTCTTATTGCGTACAAATACCATTCCGTTCTGAGTTTGATTCCATTGTGTACACTCGGTTTTATTTACGGTCGAAGGTAACCTTTTGATCGATTCATCCACGTTCGGGAAATAAACTGCCTTTTCGAAATTTGCCTCTTTCGAAAGCGGGGTCTTATTGAGTGTAGCGATCGAATCCTTTAAGACTCTTATAAATGATTCCCTTATGAAGGTTATTTTTAACGTTTCCCAAGTTGGATCCATTTGTATAAACGCTGAAGCGATCCGTGAACGAATACTTTTTATTCGGATCACTGAGAGAACAAGTGATTTCCGTAACGCCGGCGCAGGTATCGTCATCGTACGCTAAAAGATGATTTAGGATAATAAGATCAGGAGTATGATAAACTCCAGGTTGAACGTTTCCTTTCTCATCTTTCACCGGAAGCAAAAACAACTGATTTCCGGCAATTGTCTTCTGAAGGGAACGATTTAAGAATTCCGCATCACTTTCACTGTAAATCCCTGGAGCTCTGTCTTTGCTTTTAGCATCAATAAGCATTTTTTTTCCGATCTTCTCATGGAGCTGTAGAGAATTCAGAGTTGCTTGGGCCGGTTGAGCACCGGTCTTTTTAATACGACATTCGATGCGGATGAACAATGGATAGTAAGAGCGGATACTGAAAGTATACAAACTAAAAATTTATTTGTGAATTTTTAAAAGAATCTCCCACGATTTATAATTCCAAATTCGTGCTCGAGCTATTTGGAAATTATATATTTTAGAATATTCTAAAATATAAATATTATAGACAATAGGTTGGAAAAAAGTCCGAATTCTATTTTCAGCCGAACATCCAAATCAGACCGTACTGATTCTTAATCTTTTAAAATAGGGAAATGACCAAAACGTATCCGATTTTATCAACACCTCGTTTGTTCGTGAATTAAGAATTAAATCAGGATTGAAGCGAGAACGGTCTACCGTCGGCGAAGAAATATTTATCTAGAAAAAAACCGATCCAAAGATATGTGCCTTCCTCCGTTTCGAAAAAGTAAAATAGAATTTGAAACGAATCTGCATCCAAATTCTTTTCCCTATCCTCCTACCCAGTGCGAATACAGACAAACTGGGATTATAAACCGAAATTCCTAAAAAAGGGTTCTCGAAATCCCGTTTCCGTATAGAAAACGCAGGTCCCCAATTAGCCAAAAAAATGTAAAAAAACGAGTGTACGAATTGACACTAAGACTGAGTCTCATTTACACTGTATATGTAAAGGAACCTAAAAGAAACGAGTTGGACCCAGATGGAAAAATGTCACTGCGCACAAGTAGCTTTCGAAACAATCGTTGAAACCGCAAAATCGGAAGGGATCGATTACAGACAGATTATAGAAAGAGTAAATGCAGGAAATACTTGCACTGCTTGTAAATCCTATCTTATTGAGTACTGTGAATCCAGACTCGAACTCCAAACCGCCTAAACAATTAATCACTGATTCCCTTTTTCTCGAGGTGCTTCAAAAAGCAGGCACCTCTCCACGTGGAAGAGCAAACCACAACTTCCACGATCTCTCCGAAGTATATCAAAGGTTTCTTAACGTTCTTACAAAGAATACCTATGTACAAGCTCATAGACACAAATCACCTCCTAAACCGGAAACCTTCCTTGTATTAAGAGGAAGTCTTGGTTTTGTTCTATTTAACGACGATGGTTCCGTCCTTGAAACACATCTCTTAAACGCGGAGGGGCCGACGTTCGGAATCGACGTCGCACCGGGCGTCTATCATACCCTCGTTTGTCTTTCGGACAACGCAGTTTGCTTTGAAGGAAAATCCGGGCCCTACAATCCTTCCACGGACAAAGACTTTGCTCCTTGGGCTCCCGCTGAGGGAGAATCGGGTTGGGAAGAATATTTAGAGAAATTAAGAGTTCTTTTTTAGAAAAATCCGTTTTTTAGCTGAATTCGGATTTTTACTTTCTTAGTGTGGAAGCGAAGTTCAATTTCGGAATTTGAAATCGTAAGATTTTTAACGTCCAAACAAATGTGATGAGCTATCCAGTTAAATACGGGCACTACAATCTAATACCGGATTCTCTTCCGTCGGAAAGCGAATTTTCGCTTAAATTGAGACCGATGGATCTTCGGGTTCAATGGAAACGTTGCTCTTTAACCGCCGATTATATTTCTAACTTTTGCTCCTTTCCCGAAAAGCTGGATCCGGATTCCTCGAATACGATATCCATCGTATTGAATGAACTCATTGAAAACGCGGCGAAATTTTCCAAAGATAGAAAGGGAGAAATTCTTTTAGATCTGAAATACTATTCGGAAATCCTTAAAATTGAAATTAAGAATTCAACCGACGAACTTTCAAAGAATAAACTGGAAAACTCGATTGCTTCTTTGATCAACAGAAACTCGGATGAAATTTATATCAATCGATTGAAAGAATCACCTTCTCCGGAATTAAACTCGGGAATCGGCCTTATGCTTTTATCTAAGGATTTTCCGGTGCGATTAGGATTTTTAATCGATGACGTTTCTTTTGGAACGTATGAAATTACGGTGAGAGCTTACTTGGATTTAAACGAAGTGGCAAGGACGAAAAGAAAAGCTCTCAATACTTGATTCTCAGTCTAAACTCGTTTTGATTTCTGCGCGCAATTTTTTTAAATTTTCCAAAAACTTAATCTGCCAGTATCTTTCTTTATTTCCCTTAAACTCAATGTTACTGATATTCTTTTTGTTATACCCGGCGACAAATCTTGAAATACTCGCGATACCGGCGCTATTTAGAAAATCTAAATTCTTTATATCAATGATCGCTTTTCCTCGGCCCGCGTTTTCAAGTGCGTTTTCAATAAGAGTAATGATCGGTTCATATTCTTCCACATTGTGTAAACGCAATGTTCCGGAAATCTTTACTCTTCCGCGATTTTTTTCCGTTTCGACGGAATAATCTTCTTTCGATATTTCCATTTCTATTTACTTTCTCAAAGAACATTTTACATTCTTAAGATCATATCCTGACTTCTCAAAAAATCGGAAGCTTTTCTTGCTTTTAAAAAAAAAGAAAATCACAAACCGATCGGTTCTTGTTAGAAAAATAATTTTTCGCAGAGTTTTCTGATTTTTTCCGTATTCCAAAGTCTCTTTTTTGGAAATGGGACGATTTTTCCTTTCTGAGTTTCATTCCATCTTTCGTTCTTCACAACTTCCCCTATTTTTTGATTATGTCGTTTATCCAAATCGCTCTCTATCTTCCCCATTGATAGTACTTTCGGTTTCGGAGAAGCCGATCTTCAGAACCTACTATGAAAAAACAAAACGAAGATTCGGAATTCCTCTCCATTTTTTGGTAGTTCGTGCTCTAAAAATTTCCGCTTTTCAAATTCGGATCTGTAAAAGCCGAAAAAT harbors:
- a CDS encoding WbuC family cupin fold metalloprotein gives rise to the protein MQEILALLVNPILLSTVNPDSNSKPPKQLITDSLFLEVLQKAGTSPRGRANHNFHDLSEVYQRFLNVLTKNTYVQAHRHKSPPKPETFLVLRGSLGFVLFNDDGSVLETHLLNAEGPTFGIDVAPGVYHTLVCLSDNAVCFEGKSGPYNPSTDKDFAPWAPAEGESGWEEYLEKLRVLF
- a CDS encoding class I SAM-dependent RNA methyltransferase, with translation MKTESEGHKSSPKKISLEPRAWVNLGYSIANSKEGTFFLKNAIPGETVLATLIKKSGSLAWGIGSEIVNKGSERIPSDCSAFPKCGGCSYRHISYQKELEVKKFLLKETLERSFSKNHIQIPEIEILSGDPIGYRNTAQIPLGFSGTKRIAGFYEEFSHSIVALPEEGCKNLPNEMNFAIQEFLNNEEIGSKPVSKLKSLSFRLEGERVVFYKSESVVLRETVRLPLPKEIVCEIPPSGFSQINRFLIALWLEKIYELVPGDQECILELYCGSGLISVALHGKSKTWIGYELSKDSVKQAKKNLSKNELSPRDFKSLDLEKESLPEEDLNSTCWIANPPRSGLSKKVVQSFRKKKPKEFLYSSCNHTTLARDLADLCEDSYILRNIVLVDFFPRTKHFEVIVKIERK
- a CDS encoding slr1659 superfamily regulator; translated protein: MEISKEDYSVETEKNRGRVKISGTLRLHNVEEYEPIITLIENALENAGRGKAIIDIKNLDFLNSAGIASISRFVAGYNKKNISNIEFKGNKERYWQIKFLENLKKLRAEIKTSLD
- a CDS encoding helix-turn-helix domain-containing protein; the protein is MKLDSAGITGILTSSRTFFSKEGVDSFLIQIPPYELATFLKEPLKEITGRSICLEDLFSERSISEFKADCIEERGKNLPSGWAWSRFYKNLKKRKESNPYIEHVLSIMNAVEGKASISSLCKEFGISQSKMERDFKTYIGLSPKEYSDLIRFRKSVLIKDDSKNLTDLAYVSGYYDQSHFIREFKKRTGKTPKQWFK
- a CDS encoding slr1658 superfamily regulator, with the translated sequence MSYPVKYGHYNLIPDSLPSESEFSLKLRPMDLRVQWKRCSLTADYISNFCSFPEKLDPDSSNTISIVLNELIENAAKFSKDRKGEILLDLKYYSEILKIEIKNSTDELSKNKLENSIASLINRNSDEIYINRLKESPSPELNSGIGLMLLSKDFPVRLGFLIDDVSFGTYEITVRAYLDLNEVARTKRKALNT
- a CDS encoding cation-binding protein gives rise to the protein MHKESRRKVYNLPHRGIRNAFTIWLLEAGKTDPYDPNDIRNFISVSEEVFRILKVHAEDEDSVSLRQLALVDPSFAAKDKEEHETLEMKLEELRKLSTRIAELSEEPEAVSLKLSEFYENLISFQLSYSNHMEHEEVITQKKIWESFSDSELEEQQKQIIISLSASDLGLWIKYIAPTLPPRERIGFESMTGSILSSKSN